The nucleotide window CTCGCCGATGATGAAGGCTTCCGCCAGTCCATTGGGGGAGGGCTGCTCGGCGTAATCGATCATGAGGCCGAGCTGGGAGCCGTCTCCAAGCAAACGCTCAAACGCATGCCGGTCTTCCGGGGTCGTGATCACCAGGATCTCCCGGATCCCCGCGCTGATCAGGGTCGTCAGCGGGTAGAAGACCATCGGTTTGTCGTAGATCGGCATCAATTGTTTCGAGATGCCTTTGGTGATTGGGTATAGGCGAGTGCCCGATCCGCCCGCGAGGATGATGCCCTTCATGCGCTTAGAAGGGCAGGATCCGGGAGCGGAGCTCGTTGAGGGTGGCTTGCGTCTCCGGCGAGTTGAGCTCCATGAAAAGCGTCATCGCGCCGGAAATGACGCCAATTACGAACAACAGGACCGACGGGGTGGACACGTTGGAGAAGTCGCGCGAAGAGAACGCCTGCATGACATCGGTCGGGCCCTCGGTAGGTGTCGTCGAAGCGGTCACCGTCGGGGTGATGGTTTTGGTCACCACCACCGTCGGGCGATCCGGGTCGGTCCTTTGCGACGAGGCTTCCGCCCCGACGTTGCTACTGATCACGGTGGCGACCATCGCGCTTGCGACGAGCGCCGACGCAATGCGTCTGCGGGTGGTGCGGAACACGGCAACTCCTTTTCGCCTGGAAATGACTTCCTCCTAATTTTCCACAGTTTGGCCTGGAAGGAAACCCTAAAAGTACACCTATTTCGCCGAACGCGCGTCCAAGTACAGTGCGAGCGCTGCGCGCCAGTTCGTCGGCTCGAAACCGGTCGCCTTGATCTTGGTCAGATCCAGGGTGCAATTGGCCGGGCGATCCGCCTGCGGGCCGGCGATCTCGATGTACTCCTCGCGGGTGACCGAGCGAATGTTCGCCGGGTCGCTTCCCATGCCGGTGAACACCGCCATCGCGATTTCATCGCGGCTCGCGGTATCGCCGTCGGAGGTCAGGTTGTACACGCCGTACTCCGCGTTCGTATCCAGCAGGTGGACGATGCCGCGGGCGAGGTCCTCCGCCCAGGTCGGACGCCCATGCTGGTCGTTGACCACGTCGGGCGACTCGCCGCGCTCGGCGTAGCCGGCCATGGTTTCCATGAAGTTCGAACCCTCGCCGAACAGCCACGCGGTGCGCACCACGTAGTGCTTGCGCGGCACGCGTGCGGCGGTGTCGCCGGCCGCCTTCGACGCGCCGTACGAGTTGATCGGGCTGGCCACCTCGTCCTCGGTGTGAATCTCCTGGGTGCCGTCGAAGATGTAGTCGGAGGAGATGTGTACCAGCGTCAGATCGTTAATCTTGCAGATGCGCGACAGCGACGCCACGCCATCCGCGTTCACCGACCACGCCGTCGTGCGCTCGTGGTTCGCGGTATCGACGTCGTTGTACGCCGCACAGTTCACAATCGCCCAGTACTGGGTGTAATCCAGCTCCGGCGGGTTGGTGATGTCGAACTCCTCGTGAGTGACAAAATCCGCTCGCTTGTCGTCCCACTGCTTGCGCAGCGCGCGACCCAGCTGCCCGTCCGCACCGGTCACGAGAATGCGGCGCGCCGGCACCAGCGGAGCCTCGGCGAACGGCGGGTGGTTCTTGTCGGCCTCAGAGAGTTGCGTCGGCTCCAGCGGCCAGTCAATCTCTTTGTAGGAGCAAAACGCGTAATCGCCGTCCGGGTTGTAGCGGGCGTTGCCCAGGTAGACGTAGGCGGTCTCGTCCTCAAGCGTCTGGAAACCGTTGGCCACGCCGCGCGGCACCAGCACCGCAGTGTCCGGCCCGATCTCCGCGCTGAACTTCTGGCCCCGGGTCGGCGAGCCTTCGCGCATGTCCACCCAAGCGCCGAAGATGCGGCCCTTCGCCACCGAAATCCACTTGTCCCACGGCTCTGCGTGCATGCCGCGGGTGGTGCCGGCGACGTGGTTGAAGCTGACATTGTTCTGCACCGGCTTCAGGCCTTGGCCCATCACCCAGTTTTCTTTGAACCAGCCACGGTTGTCTTCGTGAACGGTCAGGTCGTACAGAACAAGGCCTTCAATTGGAGTTTCGTGCATGCGGTTGAGCTTACTGGCCTTGGAGCTCATATTGCTTTTCGACGGACTCTTTCACGCCCCTCCACCACAATTCGTTTTCCCGGTACCACGCGATTGTCTGCGCAAGTCCCTCCCGCAGGCCGTCGACACCGGTGCCGGTGTAGCTCGGCTCCCAGCCCAACTCGGTGCGCAGCTTCGTGGCGTCCATGGCGTAGCGCTGGTCGTGGCCCGGGCGGTCCGCCACGTGGACAAACTCGCCGTCCATGAGCTCGCAGATCAGCTCGATGACGCGCTTGTTGGTGATGTGGTCGTTGTCTGCGCCGATGTTGTAGGTCTCACCGATGTGGCCGCGCTCGAGGATCGCGAACACAGCGTCGTTGTGGTCGTCCACGTGGATCCAGTCGCGGACCTGTTCGCCGGTGCCGTAGAGCTTCGCCGGACGGCCGTCGAGAATGTTCGTGATCTGGCGCGGGATGAACTTCTCGATGTGCTGGTAGGGACCGTAGTTGTTCGAGCAGTTCGAGATCGTCGCCTGGATCCCAAACGAGCGGATCCACGCGCGCACAAGGTGATCAGAACCCGCCTTCGTCGCAGAGTACGGCGAGGACGGGTTGTACGGCGTGGTCTCGGTGAAGCGCTCCGGGGAATCCACGGCGAGGTCGCCGAAGACTTCGTCGGTGGAGATATGGTGCAGACGTACGTCGTGCTTGCGCACCGCCTCAAGCAGCGTGAACGTGCCGATCAAGTTGGAATGCACGAAGCTCGAGGGATCGCGCAGCGAATTGTCGTTGTGCGACTCGGCCGCGAAGTGGACGACGGTGTCCGCGTTGGCCACGAGGCCGTCGATAAGCGAAGGCTCTGCGATGTCACCCTGGACGAACTCGACGTCAAGCCCGTCCAGGTTCGCCGTATTACCGGCGTAGGTGAGTTTGTCGACGACGACAATGTGGTCGTCGGTGCGCTCGCAGGCCATGCGCACGAAGTTTGATCCGATGAACCCGGCACCGCCGGTGACCAGCATTGTTCCCATGGCAGGTTACTGTACCTTTACGCGACCTTTACGCGACCTCTACGCGCGCTCGGGCAAGGCCCGCGACGTGGACCACCGCGCCGGCAAGCGGGCCGACGTAAAGCGCGACGACGACCGCAGTGGCAACTGCCCACGGGCTGGTGAAGAGCACCGCGAAAGCGACGATCGAAGCCACAACCCAGCCTGCTACGTACCACACGTGCTGCTCCAACGCGAGCACCGCGACACCCGTGATCATGAGTATGCCCATAAAAGCAGAAGCCAAGGTGAGCAGGGCGAGCGTGCGTCCGTCTACGAAGAGCTCCGGTTTGAATCCGAGTTTGAGGATCCACGGCCCGATTGCCCAAGCGGCGACGAAGCCCACCGCCCCGAGTGCGAGCACCGCGCCGACCGGGGCAAGGAGCGCCTGGTAGATGCGGTCACGGTGCTCAACAAAACGGACCACGAGAGCGGATTGGAAGCGCTGCAGCGGCACGAGCACTGGGGCGCGGGTAAGAATCACCGCGTTATTCATCGCGCCGACCATGATGGAGATGTCCGCATTGTTGTCCGGGAACGCCGCGGAGACGGCGGTGGGAAAGCCGGTGATCAGCGCAGCGGATGCACCGGAGGCGAGCATTGCGGAGACAACGCGGCGGACAAATGCGCGGCGGTCGACATCGAGCGCGACCCGGATGTGGGTGCGGGCGGTGTTCGATGCACCGAGGATGACCATCCAGCTTGCCGCACCGGCCACGGTGATGAGCAGGAACGCGGTCAGCCCCCAGCCAAAGGCCCATGCCAACAGTGCGAGCACGAGGCGCACGCCGGAATCCAGCGCGACGAGGCTCGCGTACTGATTCCACAGTTGTGCCCCGGACAGGATGCCGGAAAGCACTGCTTGGAAGGTGTAGCTGACCAGGCCGAAGATGAGCAGGGACGTTGCCATGCCGGGCGACATTGGCACCAGCGAATGCATGGCCACAATGGCCACCGGGGTCCCGACTGCGACAACAATCGCGGCAGCGACCGACGCAAAGCGCCACGGACTCGCTGTGCCTTTCACGCCAGTCTCCCTGGCGGAGGCCACGGCGCGGGTGGTCTCCTGGGTGATGCCGTCGATCAAGCCGGCGCTAGCAAAGAACAACCCCCAGTACGCACTGAAGTAACGGAACTCCGTTTCGATGTCGAGGGCCCAACCCGCGATGACGACAAGGACGAAACCGGCGAGCGCCGAAAACAGGGTGGCTAGGGAAAGGTTTCTCACGGGCACTCCGGTAACGCTGGGTGGTTGAGCCACATGTCCATCACACGGTCGACGTCCGCGTTCGGGGCGTGCGTCTTCAGCGCGTTGACAAGGTCGAAAGGCTCCACGACGCCGTGGGTCGAGCAGGCGGTGTATGTCTTCAGCGCCGCGAAGAACGCGACATCGCCGACCTCGCGACGTAGCGCGTGCACCAGCAGTGCACCGCGTTTATACACGCGATCGTCGAACATGTCCTTCGGCCCTGGGTCCGCAAGTATCCAATGGTGGGGCGTTTGCTCGAGGTAATGGGCACGCACCGAGTCGTCGATAAGCGAAATGCCCCTGAAGTCTGCCCAGAGCCACTCCGCGTAGCACGCGAACCCTTCGTTGAGCCAGATGTCGCTCCACTGCGCGAGGCCGAGCGAGTTGCCGAACCACTGGTGAGCGAGCTCGTGCGCAATGAGGCGCTCGTTGCCGCGCGTATGGTTGCGGCCGAAAATGGAAAGGCCTGCGGCTTCGAGGGGGATCTCGAGGAGCTCATCGTGGACCACCGCCGTGTAGCGCTCGTAGGGGTAGGGGCCGAACGCGGCGGTGAAGAAGTCGACCATCTGCTGCTGGAGGGCGAAATCACCCATTGCGACACCGCGTGGGAGCCACACGCCGGTGATGGGGCCGAGGTCGTGGTACGTGAACTCGCCGACGTTGATGGTTGCCAGGTACGTCGCGATCGGGCGCTGCGTTTCGGTGGTGATCACCTGGTACGGCTGATCGGGGCGAACGCGGATGCTGTAGGTGGCCTTCTCATCCGGGGTGTCGTCGCAGGGGAACCAGGTCGGCGCGCCGTTGGGCTGGTTGGCGGTGAGCGCGCCGTTTGTCAGCTCCTCCCAGCCGAGCATGCCCCACGAGGTGCGGCGCGGGCGCGGGGTGCCGGAGTAGCGGATCGAGAGGCGGAACTCGGTGTCCACGGGCACCGGTTCAGCAAACGTGATCCGCAGCTTGTTCTGGGATTGGCGGAAACGCTTCACGCCGCCCACGGTCGCGTCGACGCGGCGCACCCGCAGCGCGTCCATTAGGTCGAGCGTCATGTGGTCGAGCTCGCGCCACGGCGTCAGCGTGAGCGTGGCGGTGGCGTCGAGCCGGTTCGGGCCGACCTTGTAATCCATATCCAAGTCGTAGTGCGTGACGTGGAAGCCCAGGTTGAAGTCGACACCGGTGTAGGTGTCGCGGTGGCCCGGGATGGGAGTGGAGCGGAGGCGGAGGTTCTTCTTCATGCTGTCGAGTAAGGGTAGCGCCGCCGAAAAACGAGTTGTCTTCAAGACGGCTGTTGGTCGTCCCCCAGAATTCACCGCCGAGCTGATAATTGAAAATTGAGTTCCGCGAAACGATCGCCCCGTTGCCGTTGACCACCGAAATGTCGCAGGTGAAGCCGGCGATGGCGTTCTCTGGCAGCCCGGGGTCGCTGGGATGCGGTTGCGCAACATTCGTCATAACGCAACGAATTCTACTGTTGGGTTCTCTTCGCACGGCTTCTGCAGATCCCCGAGGCGCTCGACCGGCCGCTTCGCCAACGCACCATCAAGCCCGTCGGGGAAGAGCTCCTCCGGCAGCTTGTCCATCGGGAACTCGAACGTCATCTTGAACGCCGCCTCCAACTCCGCAATCTCCTGCGCGCAGCGTGCGGCGTTGCGGTGGACCAGGTAGTCATCGAGGATCCGGTGGCCAGTGGCAAAAAACTGGGCATTTTTCGCTTTACGACGCTTGCGTGCACCCATCGTTTCCGCCCACCTCGGCGCAACCGGGGTGATCTGTTGTGTGAATAAGCTGCTCGGTTCAGTGACCTGGTAGGTGCCGTCAGCGAACAGCCAGATGATGTCGCCGGAGACGGGGTCGGGGATGTAGAACGCGCGGCGGTCCGTCTTCTCGTTGTGGTGGTGCTGGCAGAGGCTGAAAAGGTTATCCGGCGTTGTCGCGCCGCCATCTTCGAAGGGGATGCGGTGATCTAGCTGACACCGCTGTGCAGGAACGTTGCAACCAGGAAAGATGCAGACTCCATCGCGAGCGACCGCGAAGGCACGCATCGCCTCCGTGGGCGCGTAGCCGCCACCGACGCGCTCGCGCACTTCATTCAAGTCGACGATCTGAGTGGGGGTGTGCTCCATCCACTCCTCGATGGTCGCGACCGCGTCCCCACCAAGCCAGCCTTCGCCCTGGAGATAGATTGGCGCGCCGGGGTCGCGCTGTCCGTCGTGGTTGAGCGGCGTGTAGCCGTACAGCACCACCTTCGATGCTGGGACGGTTCCGGTCAACACCTCCTCTACGGCTTCTGCTAGTGAGATCCCCGCCTCTTTTGCCATGAGAGCGATCCGCAGTTTGAACGAGGTCATCACAGCCTGGTCGGTGTCGATCTGCACCCCCGCGCGTTCTTGGCCGTCCTCCGTCACCTCGTAGAACTCGAGCGAGGTGGTCTCCTCCGGTCGCTGCGCTTTCTTGTCTTCCCGCTCTTTGCGCCTCTTCGTGTTGCAGTCGGTAGCCGGATTCATCTGCCCCAGGAGTGCGTTCACCCGTTGGGACACCGTTGCTGGGCCAGGCAACTGCTGCCGAGCTCGCTTCGGGGTGAAGATGCCCACAAGCAGCTCGTCGACTGCCGCCAGTATCGCTGGGTCTGGATCCGGGCCGAGACGGTTCAGCGCGTCATCGGCAGCGCTCAGGCGGGGCAGATCGAGGAGGCGACGCTCGTCCTGCAACGCCCGCAGCCTCGGCAGCGAGTAGAGCCGGTTGTAGGCGAAGATCGCGTGCTCAACAACCCGCTTCGTCTTGCCTGTGGCGGCCATGTAGGTTCGCACGGTCTCGTCGAAATCGAAGGACACCAAATCCTCCCGCGCAAACCGCGAAAAGATCGCGTATTCACCCGCGATGATCGTGCGCGCGCCAGCGGCGAGCGGATCATCGGTGTCCTCGGTGAGGAAAAATTGTGTGTGCATGTGCCCTCCCGGCCTGTTCGAAAGTGTTCGACTAGCGCTTTGGCCAGCACTCTATAACACGCACCCGACAAGTCTGTGAGCTGCGTTAATGCACCAAATGCACCTCAAGCCAATTGAAGACCATCGACTCCACCCGCGCGATCTGATCATTGTCCGCGGCGCCCGCGTGGCCGCCAGCGGTGTTTTCGAAATAATCGACGGGTTGGCCAGCCTGGTCTAGCGCCTGCGCGAACGTGCGGGCGTGCGCCGGGTGCACGCGGTCGTCGCGGGTCGAGGTGGTCACCAAGGCCGGGGGATAGGCCACCTCGCTGCGCGAACGCACGTTGTGCAGCGGCGACCAGCGCTCAATCGCGGCGCGCTCAACCGGGTCGTCGGGGTCGCCGTACTCCGCCATCCAGGACGCGCCCGCGGAAAGCGTGTGGTAGCGCAGCATGTCTGTCAGCGGCACCTGAACCACCGCAGCCCCGAACAGCTCCGGGTATTGCACCAGCGCGCCGGCGGTAAGCAGGCCGCCGTTCGACCCACCCCGAACGCCGATTTGCGACGGCTCCGCGTACCCCCGCGCCGCGACATCCTCCAGCACCGCGCGGTGGTCCTCCCACACCTTGTGGCGGTTGGTCTTCACCACCTGTGAATGCCACTCGGGACCGAACTCGCCGCCGCCGCGCAAATTCGCCTGCACGAAAAAGTGGCCCTTTTCCAGCCACCCAATGCCGCGCACGTTGGAAAAAGACGGAGTGAGCGACACCTCGAAGCCGCCGTATCCGTGGACCAACGTCGGGCGCGGCCCCCGGGAGAAGTCCCCGGTGATGAAGTACGGGATCCGCGTGCCGTCCGCCGAGGTCGCCCAGTGTTGGCGCGTCTCCAGCCCAGCCGCGTCGAAGAATGCCGGAGCGCGTCGGACGGGCTCCACGGTCTGGCCGTCGGCAAGCAACAGTGTGCTGGGCGAGGTGAAGCTGGACTCTGAGATCCATGCCTCGTCGCCGTCGAGGGGGCTGGTGGCGACGACGTGGGCGGTCGAGGAACCGTCGAGCAGCTCACGGCCCTCCCATGCGCCGAGCTCGATGCGGGTGATGTGCGTAGCCACGTCTTTGAGGGTGGTCACCAGCAGGAAGTTTCGGGTGAAGCTCAGATTTTCGACGGTCGCGTCATCCACCAGCACGCGAAACTCGCGAGACCCAGCTAGGAAATCAGCCAGTTTCATCACGCCGAGCTGCCCTGCGCCGACGCCGGAGAACTGGGTGCGCGGCAGCACGAACAGCCACTCGCGGTGGAGATACGGGGTGCAGTCGGTGGGCAGGTCAAGTTCAACGCCGTCGACCCACACACGCGCGTTGTAGAAGTCAAGCGCGCGAGAGAAGATGGTGCGCTCAAAACCCGGCGTGTGGTCCACGCCCGCGCCGACCGCCACATCGGAGCGCTCGCCGCGGAAGACCTCTTCGCGCTCGCCCGCGCGCGTCCAGCGCTGGACCTGGGCGGGGTAGCCGGAGTCGGTGAGCGAGCCTTCGCCGGTATCGGTACCGACGAGCAACGTGTCCAGGTTCACCCAGCTCACATCGGTCTTCGCCTCGGGGATGAGGAATCCGCCAGCCTCGCCCATGAACCGGCGCGATGCGAGGTCGAACTCGCGCACCGTCACCGCATCCGCGCCGCCGCGGGAAAGCCGCACCAGTGCCCGGTCGTACGCCAGGGGGCGCACTGTCGCACCCTTCCACACCCAATCTTCGTCTTCATCGAGGGCAAGCTTGTCGACGTCTAGGAGCACGTCCCACTCAGGAGAACCGCCGAGGTAGGAGTCAAGCGTGGTGCGACGCCACAGGCCCCGGGGATGCGCGGCATCGCGCCAGAAGTTGTACAGGTGCTCACCGCGCCGGGAAACGTAGGCGATGCGGTCATCCGTGTCGAGGGCTTCGCGGATGCGGGCACGCAGCTCGGGGGCTGCATATGCGTGTTCTGTGGCGTCCGACCACTCTGCAGCCCAGGCAAGGGCTGCGGGGTCCAAGATCCCGTCGAGAAGCGAGGGAGCTATCTCCCTCACAGGCCGAACGCGGGGCCGATGGTGGTGTACCAGGAGCGCTCCATGTCCTCGAGCCAGTACGGCCACGAGTGGGTGCCGGCGTTGCGGAACTCGTAGTGCGCCGGGATACCAAGGGAGTCGAGTTTGGCGCGCATGTCGTGGTTGCACTGGTTGATGGCTGCCTCGATGATGCCGCCCTCGACCTGCAGCTGAGCCGCGCCGATCGGCGCAAGCGCCTCCGGCAGGCCCTGGCCCACGAGGTAGCTCACCTGGTCCGAGCGACCCGCCAGGCCGGTTGCGGAAGAGAAGTACAGCGCCGTGCCGCGCAGCTGCTCGGCGTTGACGAGTGCGTCGTTGTAGCGGTTGTACTCGCCGCCCATCGGGCCCCACATCCGCTCCGGCGTGACATCCTGGAACGTCGGGTTGCCTCCGCGGTTCACCGTGAGGCGAGCGTAGGTGTAAGCATGCGGAGAGCTGGTCGCCGGGCAGCCCGAGAACGATGCCGCGGCGTCGTAAAAGCCTGGGTTGTGCGCCGGCAGCACCATCGAAGAGGTGCCGGACATAGAAAAGCCGACGATCGCGCGTTGGTTTCCGGCGCCCAGCGTGCGCTCGATCGGTCCCGGGAGCTCCTTAGTCAGGAAGGTCTCCCATTTCTGCGGACCCTTCAGGTACGGGGTGTTCAGCGTGTCATCGAGCCAGTCGGTGTAGTACGAAAACGCGCCGGCCTGCGGGATGACTACGTTGACGCGCTTTCCGGAGAAGAAGTCACGCACCGGCGCCATCTTCAGCCAGTCCTGGTTCTGCTCCGCGCCGCCCGCACCGTTGAGCAGGTAGATGGTCGGAGCGTTGGACACGCGGTTGCCGTTCTCATCTGTCGCTGGCACAACGGCGATCGGGATGTCGCGGTTCATCGACGGGGAATGAACCATGTAGGACAACACGTTCTTGTGGTCAACCTGCTGCACCCACTCCTGCGGGCCACCCGTGCGCACATAGGTGGGTGGGGAGCTCGGTGCATCCCATGGTTTAATCGTGCCGACCGGGGTGTTGCCCGCCACCTGCGCCGGGGTCACGTTCGCCGCGTTGGCAACGTTTGCGGCGGGGGCAGCGCCCAAGGCGATGGTGACAGCAGTGGCGAGGATGGCTCGGACGGTGCGCTTCATGCTCATGATCGGCTATCTTACGGTCAACTTGCGCCACATGTGTAACAATGATGCGCATGAACCCAATCGAACAGATTCAGCTTCAGGTCAACGAAGCCCTCGGTCAGCTCATCCACCTCGGCTCGTCCACCTCGTCCACCATCTCCTACGGGCTCGGACTGTTTTAAAGTTTGAGCTCTGATTTTGAGCTCTGAGCTACAGGCCTAGTGCCGGCTTAATTACCTGATCCCAAGAAACAGCGAGATCGTCTCGCCACAGCGACCACGAGTGCGTACCCGTCGGCCGCTTATTGAACGATACGTCCACACCCATCGCGGTCAGCTTGGTGTTGAGGTCGTGCGTGCAGGCGTTCATCGCTGCCTCGATCGCGCCGCCCTCGACCTTCAAGGTGGAAGAGTTCTGGGCTGCCGCGAGCGGCTTCAGTTTCCGCTCGTTGTGCAGGTAGCCGAACATATCGGTCTCGGCAGGCAGGCCCGTACCGGAAGACAGGTAGACCTTGATACCGGTGTCCCTCAAGTTGTCCGCCATCACCAGAGCATCGTTGTAGCGGTTGTACT belongs to Corynebacterium glaucum and includes:
- a CDS encoding prolyl oligopeptidase family serine peptidase; the encoded protein is MREIAPSLLDGILDPAALAWAAEWSDATEHAYAAPELRARIREALDTDDRIAYVSRRGEHLYNFWRDAAHPRGLWRRTTLDSYLGGSPEWDVLLDVDKLALDEDEDWVWKGATVRPLAYDRALVRLSRGGADAVTVREFDLASRRFMGEAGGFLIPEAKTDVSWVNLDTLLVGTDTGEGSLTDSGYPAQVQRWTRAGEREEVFRGERSDVAVGAGVDHTPGFERTIFSRALDFYNARVWVDGVELDLPTDCTPYLHREWLFVLPRTQFSGVGAGQLGVMKLADFLAGSREFRVLVDDATVENLSFTRNFLLVTTLKDVATHITRIELGAWEGRELLDGSSTAHVVATSPLDGDEAWISESSFTSPSTLLLADGQTVEPVRRAPAFFDAAGLETRQHWATSADGTRIPYFITGDFSRGPRPTLVHGYGGFEVSLTPSFSNVRGIGWLEKGHFFVQANLRGGGEFGPEWHSQVVKTNRHKVWEDHRAVLEDVAARGYAEPSQIGVRGGSNGGLLTAGALVQYPELFGAAVVQVPLTDMLRYHTLSAGASWMAEYGDPDDPVERAAIERWSPLHNVRSRSEVAYPPALVTTSTRDDRVHPAHARTFAQALDQAGQPVDYFENTAGGHAGAADNDQIARVESMVFNWLEVHLVH
- a CDS encoding HNH endonuclease signature motif containing protein codes for the protein MHTQFFLTEDTDDPLAAGARTIIAGEYAIFSRFAREDLVSFDFDETVRTYMAATGKTKRVVEHAIFAYNRLYSLPRLRALQDERRLLDLPRLSAADDALNRLGPDPDPAILAAVDELLVGIFTPKRARQQLPGPATVSQRVNALLGQMNPATDCNTKRRKEREDKKAQRPEETTSLEFYEVTEDGQERAGVQIDTDQAVMTSFKLRIALMAKEAGISLAEAVEEVLTGTVPASKVVLYGYTPLNHDGQRDPGAPIYLQGEGWLGGDAVATIEEWMEHTPTQIVDLNEVRERVGGGYAPTEAMRAFAVARDGVCIFPGCNVPAQRCQLDHRIPFEDGGATTPDNLFSLCQHHHNEKTDRRAFYIPDPVSGDIIWLFADGTYQVTEPSSLFTQQITPVAPRWAETMGARKRRKAKNAQFFATGHRILDDYLVHRNAARCAQEIAELEAAFKMTFEFPMDKLPEELFPDGLDGALAKRPVERLGDLQKPCEENPTVEFVAL
- a CDS encoding M1 family metallopeptidase, which codes for MKKNLRLRSTPIPGHRDTYTGVDFNLGFHVTHYDLDMDYKVGPNRLDATATLTLTPWRELDHMTLDLMDALRVRRVDATVGGVKRFRQSQNKLRITFAEPVPVDTEFRLSIRYSGTPRPRRTSWGMLGWEELTNGALTANQPNGAPTWFPCDDTPDEKATYSIRVRPDQPYQVITTETQRPIATYLATINVGEFTYHDLGPITGVWLPRGVAMGDFALQQQMVDFFTAAFGPYPYERYTAVVHDELLEIPLEAAGLSIFGRNHTRGNERLIAHELAHQWFGNSLGLAQWSDIWLNEGFACYAEWLWADFRGISLIDDSVRAHYLEQTPHHWILADPGPKDMFDDRVYKRGALLVHALRREVGDVAFFAALKTYTACSTHGVVEPFDLVNALKTHAPNADVDRVMDMWLNHPALPECP
- a CDS encoding sugar nucleotide-binding protein codes for the protein MHETPIEGLVLYDLTVHEDNRGWFKENWVMGQGLKPVQNNVSFNHVAGTTRGMHAEPWDKWISVAKGRIFGAWVDMREGSPTRGQKFSAEIGPDTAVLVPRGVANGFQTLEDETAYVYLGNARYNPDGDYAFCSYKEIDWPLEPTQLSEADKNHPPFAEAPLVPARRILVTGADGQLGRALRKQWDDKRADFVTHEEFDITNPPELDYTQYWAIVNCAAYNDVDTANHERTTAWSVNADGVASLSRICKINDLTLVHISSDYIFDGTQEIHTEDEVASPINSYGASKAAGDTAARVPRKHYVVRTAWLFGEGSNFMETMAGYAERGESPDVVNDQHGRPTWAEDLARGIVHLLDTNAEYGVYNLTSDGDTASRDEIAMAVFTGMGSDPANIRSVTREEYIEIAGPQADRPANCTLDLTKIKATGFEPTNWRAALALYLDARSAK
- the rfbB gene encoding dTDP-glucose 4,6-dehydratase; the encoded protein is MGTMLVTGGAGFIGSNFVRMACERTDDHIVVVDKLTYAGNTANLDGLDVEFVQGDIAEPSLIDGLVANADTVVHFAAESHNDNSLRDPSSFVHSNLIGTFTLLEAVRKHDVRLHHISTDEVFGDLAVDSPERFTETTPYNPSSPYSATKAGSDHLVRAWIRSFGIQATISNCSNNYGPYQHIEKFIPRQITNILDGRPAKLYGTGEQVRDWIHVDDHNDAVFAILERGHIGETYNIGADNDHITNKRVIELICELMDGEFVHVADRPGHDQRYAMDATKLRTELGWEPSYTGTGVDGLREGLAQTIAWYRENELWWRGVKESVEKQYELQGQ
- a CDS encoding alpha/beta hydrolase; amino-acid sequence: MSMKRTVRAILATAVTIALGAAPAANVANAANVTPAQVAGNTPVGTIKPWDAPSSPPTYVRTGGPQEWVQQVDHKNVLSYMVHSPSMNRDIPIAVVPATDENGNRVSNAPTIYLLNGAGGAEQNQDWLKMAPVRDFFSGKRVNVVIPQAGAFSYYTDWLDDTLNTPYLKGPQKWETFLTKELPGPIERTLGAGNQRAIVGFSMSGTSSMVLPAHNPGFYDAAASFSGCPATSSPHAYTYARLTVNRGGNPTFQDVTPERMWGPMGGEYNRYNDALVNAEQLRGTALYFSSATGLAGRSDQVSYLVGQGLPEALAPIGAAQLQVEGGIIEAAINQCNHDMRAKLDSLGIPAHYEFRNAGTHSWPYWLEDMERSWYTTIGPAFGL